From Scomber scombrus chromosome 6, fScoSco1.1, whole genome shotgun sequence, the proteins below share one genomic window:
- the sema3ab gene encoding semaphorin-3ab, whose translation MLGSNNLVTFEGLANSSAYHTFLLDEEKGRLVVGAKDHIFSFNLLNISKDYAQIPWPASPTRRDECKWAGKDLSRECSNFIKVLQPFNQTHLYVCGTGAFHPVCSYLEVGRKPEDSLFRLESHTENGRGKSPYDPKLLTASMLIDGELYAGTSADFMGRDFAIFRTLGTHHPIRTEQHDSRWLNDPRFVGVHLIPESDNPEDDKIYLFFRENAMDGEHAGKATHARIGQLCKNDLGGHRSLVNKWTTFLKARLICSVPGSNGIDTHFDELQDVFLMSTKDPKSPIIYAVFTTSSNIFKGSAVCMYSMTDIRRVFLGPYAHRDGPNYQWVPFQGRVPYPRPGTCPSKTFGGFDTTKDLPDEVVTFARSHPAMFNPIYPINHHPIIVKTDVDYQFTQIVVDKVEAEDGQYDVMFIGTDMGTILKVVTIPRGSWHDLEEVLLEEMTVFREPTAIRSMELSTKQQQLYLGSDIGVSQMPLHRCEVYGKACAECCLARDPYCAWDGTECSRYFPMAKRRTRRQDIRNGDPLTQCSDLQHHDELSGQKTLLDKTVYGVENSSTFLECSPKSQRALTYWQYQRSTEDRKQEIKSEERFIRTDQGLLIRTLNKRDSGIYLCLAVEHGFMQTLLKVTLEVIDTDRLEDMLHRDEEAAASAPVQDLSSPRETPNQKLWYRDFLSLVNHPTLNSVDEFCEQVWKRERKHRRQKAHLVHMHAQGLAAKWKHLQERQKGRNRRTHELERAPRSV comes from the exons ATGTTGGGGTCAAACAACCTTGTGACGTTTGAAGGGCTGGCCAACAGTTCAGCTTACCACACCTTCCTGTTAGATGAGGAGAAAGGGAGACTTGTGGTGGGAGCCAAGGACCACATCTTCTCCTTTAACCTCCTCAACATTAGCAAAGACTACGCACAG ATCCCTTGGCCAGCTTCTCCTACCAGAAGAGATGAATGCAAGTGGGCAGGAAAAGATCTTTCA AGGGAGTGCTCAAATTTCATCAAGGTGTTGCAGCCATTCAACCAAACccatttatatgtgtgtgggaCAGGAGCCTTCCACCCTGTGTGTTCCTACCTGGAGGTGGGAAGGAAACCAGAG GACAGCTTGTTTAGACTGGAGTCTCACACAGAAAATGGGCGAGGGAAGAGTCCCTATGATCCAAAGCTGCTCACTGCATCCATGCTAATTG ATGGGGAACTGTATGCTGGAACATCAGCTGACTTCATGGGGCGAGACTTCGCCATCTTCCGCACACTTGGCACGCATCACCCAATCAGGACAGAGCAGCATGATTCCCGTTGGCTCAATG ATCCCAGGTTTGTGGGCGTTCATCTGATTCCAGAGAGTGACAACCCTGAAGATGATAAAATCTACCTGTTCTTCAGGGAGAATGCTATGGATGGAGAGCATGCTGGGAAAGCTACACATGCACGCATCGGCCAGCTGTGTAAA AATGACCTGGGTGGTCACAGGAGTCTGGTAAATAAATGGACCACATTCTTGAAGGCCCGACTTATTTGTTCTGTGCCTGGCAGTAATGGAATAGACACACACTTTGATGAACTAC AGGATGTTTTTCTTATGAGCACAAAGGATCCCAAGAGCCCAATCATATATGCAGTATTTACCACCTCCAG CAACATCTTCAAAGGTTcagctgtgtgtatgtacagCATGACAGACATAAGAAGAGTGTTTCTGGGTCCTTACGCTCATAGAGATGGACCCAACTATCAGTGGGTGCCTTTCCAGGGACGTGTTCCTTACCCACGACCTGGCACA TGCCCTAGCAAGACATTTGGAGGATTTGATACAACCAAGGACCTTCCTGATGAAGTCGTAACCTTTGCCAGAAGCCATCCAGCCATGTTCAATCCTATCTACCCGATTAACCATCATCCAATCATAGTCAAAACAGATGTAGACTATCAGTTCACCCAGATAGTGGTAGATAAGGTAGAGGCAGAAGATGGACAGTATGACGTCATGTTCATAGGCACAG ACATGGGGACAATTCTGAAAGTCGTGACCATCCCCAGAGGCTCCTGGCATGACCTGGAGGAAGTCCTACTGGAGGAAATGACTGTCTTTAGA GAGCCAACAGCCATTAGATCAATGGAACTTTCGACAAAACAG CAACAACTGTACCTGGGCTCAGACATTGGTGTGTCCCAGATGCCTTTGCATCGGTGTGAGGTTTATGGGAAAGCCTGCGCTGAATGCTGCCTGGCCAGAGACCCTTACTGTGCATGGGATGGCACTGAGTGCTCCAGATACTTCCCAATGGCAAAGAG gaGAACAAGGAGACAAGATATCAGGAATGGAGACCCACTCACACAGTGTTCAGATCTGCAACACCATG ATGAACTAAGCGGGCAGAAAACTCTTTTGGATAAAACTGTGTATGGTGTGGAGAACAGCAGCACTTTCCTTGAGTGCAGCCCTAAGTCACAGAGAGCTCTGACATATTGGCAGTATCAACGCTCCACCGAAGACCGCAAACAAGAG ATCAAATCAGAGGAACGTTTCATCCGCACAGACCAGGGTCTGCTGATTCGCACACTTAACAAGAGGGATTCTGGGATCTACCTGTGCCTGGCGGTGGAGCACGGCTTCATGCAGACACTTCTGAAGGTGACCTTAGAAGTCATTGACACTGACCGCCTGGAGGATATGCTACATCGTGATGAAGAGGCAGCTGCCAGTGCCCCTGTCCAGGACCTTTCTTCACCTCGAGAAACTCCCAATCAAAAGCTGTGGTACAGAGACTTCCTGTCTTTGGTCAACCACCCGACTCTGAACAGCGTGGATGAGTTCTGTGAGCAAGTttggaagagggagagaaagcacAGGAGGCAGAAAGCTCACCTGGT CCACATGCATGCTCAAGGACTGGCAGCAAAGTGGAAACACCTGCAAGAGAGGCAGAAGGGGCGCAACCGCAGGACCCATGAACTGGAGAGGGCCCCCCGCAGTGTCTGA